From the genome of Vicia villosa cultivar HV-30 ecotype Madison, WI linkage group LG2, Vvil1.0, whole genome shotgun sequence, one region includes:
- the LOC131646837 gene encoding protein JINGUBANG-like produces the protein MTGSSKNGRDGSSTRGRRYGKLKKNDDEFDGYNSENHPRKNSPVITIDAPHLDPVMAADNSPYDATLSPLSKSPWSSHLNEEAASSSEDALVGSLVREEGHIYSLAATKDLLYTGSDSKNIRVWKNQKEFAGFKSNSGLVKAIVIAGEKILTGHQDGRIRVWKVSGKNERVHRRVATLPTLRNYIKCSMKPSNYVEVKKHRNMLWIKHYDAISCLSLTEDNSLIYSASWDKTFKVWRSSNYKCLESVTAHDDAVNALVVGFDVLVFTGSADGTVKMWRREMQGKATKHFFSQTLLKQECAVTALALNSEGTFLYAGSSDGLVNYWVRETNLEHSGVLRGHKLAVLCLATAGSLLFSGSADMAICVWKRSMSNEHGCMSVLSGHSGPVKCLAAEKDPDAMLNERRWILYSGSLDKSVKVWKVNESAAAPGQQNNHPQLPRASVSGEFPRVSSLRKMGSRRY, from the coding sequence ATGACAGGTTCATCAAAAAATGGACGCGACGGAAGCAGCACTCGCGGTAGAAGATACGGAAAATTAAAAAAGAACGACGATGAATTTGACGGATACAACTCCGAGAATCATCCAAGAAAAAATAGCCCAGTTATCACTATCGACGCTCCTCATTTGGATCCTGTCATGGCAGCCGATAACTCTCCATATGATGCTACTCTTTCCCCATTATCGAAATCACCTTGGTCCTCTCATCTCAACGAAGAAGCTGCATCTTCTAGCGAAGATGCTCTTGTTGGTTCATTAGTCCGCGAGGAAGGTCACATTTACTCCCTCGCGGCAACTAAGGATTTATTATACACCGGTTCCGATAGCAAAAACATTCGTGTTTGGAAGAATCAAAAGGAATTCGCGGGGTTTAAATCAAACAGCGGTTTAGTTAAAGCAATTGTTATTGCCGGTGAGAAGATTCTCACCGGCCATCAAGACGGAAGAATCCGTGTATGGAAAGTCTCCGGGAAGAACGAACGGGTTCACAGAAGAGTCGCAACATTGCCGACGCTAAGAAATTATATAAAATGTTCAATGAAACCAAGCAACTACGTCGAAGTTAAAAAACATCGCAACATGTTATGGATTAAACATTATGACGCGATCTCATGTCTAAGTTTAACGGAAGATAATTCGTTAATTTACTCGGCTTCATGGGATAAAACGTTTAAAGTATGGCGTTCTTCGAATTACAAATGTTTGGAATCAGTGACGGCTCATGACGACGCGGTTAACGCGCTTGTCGTCGGATTCGACGTTTTGGTTTTCACCGGCTCAGCCGACGGTACAGTTAAAATGTGGCGACGAGAAATGCAAGGAAAAGCGACGAAGCATTTTTTTTCACAGACGTTGTTGAAACAAGAATGTGCGGTGACAGCTTTAGCGTTGAATTCAGAAGGGACATTTTTATACGCGGGTTCTTCGGATGGGTTGGTTAATTATTGGGTGAGGGAAACAAATTTAGAACACAGTGGAGTTTTGAGGGGACATAAATTGGCGGTTTTGTGTTTAGCGACGGCTGGGAGTTTGTTATTTAGTGGTTCTGCTGATATGGCGATATGTGTATGGAAAAGGTCCATGAGTAATGAACATGGTTGTATGTCGGTGTTGTCAGGACATAGCGGACCAGTGAAGTGTCTTGCCGCCGAGAAGGATCCAGATGCAATGTTGAATGAGAGAAGATGGATTTTGTATAGTGGGAGTTTGGATAAGTCTGTTAAGGTTTGGAAGGTTAACGAAAGTGCGGCGGCACCTGGTCAACAAAATAATCATCCGCAACTACCTCGTGCTAGTGTTAGCGGCGAGTTTCCTAGAGTGTCGTCGTTGAGGAAAATGGGGTCGCGAAGATATTGA